A genomic segment from Streptomyces sp. NBC_00654 encodes:
- a CDS encoding serine hydrolase, with product MLERHVEVGHGPGAVAVLARHGEVHIEAAGTLAFEGAGSRTPMAADTVFRIASMTKPVIAACAMTLVEDRVLRLDDPVDTLLPELAGMTVLADPNGPLNDTVPADRPITLRDLLTCRLGTGTIIAEPGTVPIADALDALERGRSTGEPGPSPDEWIRRLGALPLVCQPGKRFIYNTGPLVTGVLIARATGKSLEDVVRERICEPLGMKDTGFRVGRENAGRLATAYEPDEATGELVVEDGPDGRWRRPPTFKAPASGLVSTPEEFLTFASALLHGERILSRPSVALMTSDHLTPEQKAVSSFTPERFFKEYGWGFGMSVRTRRARFGPSAGSYGWYGKYGSYWINDPAEDMTAVLILQRTEWERLPVYLGFLTAAYKAIAD from the coding sequence GTGCTCGAACGCCATGTCGAGGTCGGTCACGGCCCGGGGGCGGTCGCGGTGCTCGCCCGCCACGGTGAGGTCCACATCGAGGCAGCGGGCACGCTCGCCTTCGAGGGTGCGGGGTCGCGGACACCGATGGCGGCCGACACGGTCTTCCGCATCGCGTCGATGACGAAGCCGGTCATCGCGGCCTGCGCGATGACGCTCGTCGAGGACCGCGTGCTCCGCCTCGACGACCCGGTCGACACACTCCTCCCGGAGCTGGCGGGCATGACCGTGCTCGCCGATCCGAACGGGCCGCTGAACGACACCGTCCCGGCGGACCGCCCGATCACTCTCAGGGATCTGCTCACCTGCCGCCTCGGTACCGGCACGATCATCGCCGAGCCGGGAACGGTGCCCATCGCCGACGCGCTGGATGCGCTCGAACGCGGGCGGAGCACGGGCGAGCCCGGACCGTCGCCGGACGAGTGGATCCGCAGGCTCGGCGCGCTGCCGCTCGTCTGTCAGCCGGGTAAGCGCTTCATCTACAACACCGGACCCCTCGTCACCGGCGTGCTCATCGCCCGCGCCACCGGAAAGTCCCTTGAGGACGTCGTGCGCGAACGGATCTGCGAGCCGCTCGGAATGAAGGACACCGGCTTCCGCGTGGGCCGCGAGAACGCCGGAAGGCTGGCGACCGCGTACGAACCCGACGAAGCCACCGGCGAACTCGTGGTCGAGGACGGCCCCGACGGACGCTGGCGGCGGCCGCCGACGTTCAAGGCACCTGCCAGCGGGCTGGTCTCGACCCCGGAGGAATTCCTCACCTTCGCCTCGGCGCTGCTCCACGGCGAGCGGATCCTGTCGAGGCCGTCGGTGGCGCTCATGACGAGTGATCACCTCACGCCGGAGCAGAAGGCGGTCTCCAGCTTCACGCCGGAGCGGTTCTTCAAGGAGTACGGCTGGGGCTTCGGGATGTCGGTCCGCACCCGGCGCGCACGCTTCGGACCGTCCGCCGGCAGTTACGGATGGTACGGAAAATACGGCAGTTACTGGATCAACGACCCTGCCGAGGACATGACGGCGGTGCTCATTCTCCAGAGGACGGAGTGGGAGCGTCTGCCGGTCTACCTCGGATTTCTGACGGCTGCCTACAAGGCGATCGCCGACTGA
- the rfbA gene encoding glucose-1-phosphate thymidylyltransferase RfbA, with translation MRGIILAGGTGSRLWPVTHSVSKQLLPVFDKPMVYYPLTTLIMAGMREILLVATPYDLPGFQRLLGDGSHLGIQLDYMVQEEPKGIAQGLLLGADFLEDEPVALILGDNIFHGGSLENGLCEHTDPEGGRIFAYPVADPTAYGVVEFDEKGMAVSIEEKPLVPKSRYAVPGLYFYDHKAVKFARDLVPSDRGELEISAINSAYLREGELTVTVLDRGTAWLDTGTFSAMVQASEYVRVIEERQGLKIGCVEEAAWRRGLIGDGELRELSRPLLHSGYGRYLLGLLDDPSGEEECRVK, from the coding sequence ATGCGCGGCATCATCTTGGCGGGAGGCACCGGATCTCGGCTGTGGCCGGTCACCCATTCCGTCTCCAAGCAACTTCTGCCGGTGTTCGATAAACCCATGGTCTACTATCCGCTGACCACGCTCATCATGGCGGGAATGAGGGAGATCCTGCTTGTCGCCACCCCTTACGACCTCCCCGGCTTCCAGCGGCTGCTCGGTGACGGATCCCATCTCGGCATACAGCTGGACTATATGGTGCAGGAAGAGCCGAAAGGAATCGCTCAGGGGCTTCTGCTCGGTGCGGATTTCCTTGAGGACGAACCGGTCGCACTCATCCTCGGCGACAACATATTTCACGGCGGGAGCCTGGAGAACGGGCTGTGCGAGCACACCGATCCGGAGGGCGGCCGGATCTTCGCCTACCCCGTTGCTGACCCGACGGCGTACGGGGTCGTCGAATTCGATGAGAAAGGAATGGCGGTCTCGATCGAGGAGAAACCGCTCGTACCGAAATCCAGATACGCGGTGCCCGGACTCTATTTCTACGACCACAAGGCGGTGAAGTTCGCTCGCGACCTCGTACCGAGCGATCGCGGTGAGCTTGAGATCAGTGCCATCAACAGCGCCTACCTGCGCGAGGGCGAACTGACGGTGACCGTCCTGGACCGGGGTACGGCGTGGCTGGACACCGGGACGTTCTCCGCCATGGTGCAGGCGTCGGAATACGTGCGGGTGATCGAGGAACGCCAGGGACTGAAGATCGGCTGCGTGGAGGAGGCGGCCTGGCGCCGCGGCCTCATCGGGGACGGGGAACTGCGCGAGTTGAGCCGTCCGCTGCTGCACAGCGGATACGGCCGCTACCTGCTCGGCCTGCTCGACGATCCGTCCGGGGAGGAGGAGTGCCGTGTGAAGTGA
- a CDS encoding MFS transporter — MVRPLLLRDPNLRRFILARSFSRAGDAVFPIGLTAVMVEQDFSTSAVGLVLGASMVPVVALMLVGGVLLDHFQPRSPMVIADLTRFALQAVLALLFLTGRPALWQILVIVLCTGVAQALFQPGAGSLLKQVVQGDTQPANAALRAAESVVSLAAPAGAGFVIMAASASVVIALDALSFAASAVLLWRIRLAAVRRPVGRPDVRRELKIGWHEFAGRPWLWSTVGVFALFGLLVFGPFDVLKAVLLIERFGAGTYGLLISTFSLGAIAGGVIAWWSKPARPLKVGVLSLMAFAPLPAGIAFGAPLSLLALFFFMGGTANAFWAVMWATTVQSHSPPHVLSRIHSYEVLGSMGLVPAGRALAGPVAAGIGASAVLLTSTAVLLLGGLALLLVPAVVRLRRLAPAEPVTSGTEPSVDSHRL, encoded by the coding sequence ATGGTGAGGCCGTTGTTACTGAGGGACCCGAACCTGAGGCGGTTCATCCTCGCGCGGTCGTTCTCCCGGGCCGGTGACGCGGTGTTCCCCATCGGGCTCACGGCGGTCATGGTCGAGCAGGACTTCAGCACCTCGGCCGTGGGCCTGGTGCTCGGCGCCTCCATGGTCCCGGTCGTGGCGCTGATGCTCGTCGGCGGAGTGCTGCTGGATCACTTCCAGCCCCGATCTCCCATGGTGATCGCGGACTTGACGAGGTTCGCTCTGCAGGCCGTCCTCGCCCTGCTCTTCCTCACCGGAAGACCGGCACTGTGGCAGATCCTGGTGATCGTCCTCTGTACGGGAGTGGCCCAGGCGCTCTTTCAGCCCGGAGCGGGAAGTCTGCTGAAACAGGTGGTTCAGGGGGACACCCAGCCGGCCAACGCCGCCCTGCGGGCGGCGGAGTCCGTCGTCTCCCTGGCGGCGCCCGCGGGGGCCGGATTCGTCATCATGGCCGCCTCGGCCTCCGTGGTGATCGCGCTCGACGCACTCTCGTTCGCGGCCAGCGCCGTGCTGCTGTGGCGCATTCGCCTGGCGGCCGTCCGGAGGCCGGTGGGACGGCCCGACGTACGACGCGAACTGAAGATCGGCTGGCACGAGTTCGCGGGACGTCCGTGGCTGTGGTCGACCGTGGGTGTTTTCGCGCTGTTCGGCCTGCTGGTATTCGGTCCGTTCGACGTGCTCAAAGCAGTTCTGCTGATTGAGAGATTCGGGGCGGGCACTTATGGTTTGCTGATCTCGACCTTCAGTCTCGGGGCCATTGCCGGCGGAGTGATCGCCTGGTGGTCCAAGCCGGCCAGGCCGCTGAAGGTCGGTGTACTGAGCCTGATGGCTTTCGCACCACTGCCCGCGGGAATCGCCTTCGGGGCGCCCCTGTCCCTGCTGGCTCTCTTCTTCTTCATGGGCGGTACGGCGAACGCCTTCTGGGCCGTGATGTGGGCGACCACCGTCCAGTCCCACTCCCCGCCGCATGTGCTCAGCCGCATCCACTCCTACGAGGTCCTCGGCTCGATGGGGCTGGTGCCGGCGGGACGTGCCCTGGCCGGTCCCGTCGCGGCGGGAATCGGCGCCTCGGCCGTACTGCTGACTTCAACCGCCGTCCTCCTGCTGGGAGGCCTGGCGCTCCTGCTCGTACCCGCCGTTGTCCGCCTGCGTCGGCTCGCACCCGCCGAACCGGTCACCAGCGGCACAGAACCGTCCGTTGATTCCCACCGACTCTAG